One segment of Paraburkholderia bonniea DNA contains the following:
- the uvrA gene encoding excinuclease ABC subunit UvrA, giving the protein MEQIRIRGARTHNLKNINLDLPRHKLIVITGLSGSGKSSLAFDTLYAEGQRRYVESLSAYARQFLQLMEKPDVDLIEGLSPAISIEQKATSHNPRSTVGTVTEIHDYLRLLYARVGTPYCPDHDIPLEAKSISQMVDAALALPEDTRLMILAPVVVDRKGEHAELFEAMQAQGFIRFRIRSGGGAAHEGVAKIYEIDSLPTLKKNDKHSIDVVVDRLKVRPDMKQRLAESFETALRLAEGRAIALEMDTEQSYLFSSKFACPICSYSLQELEPRLFSFNNPMGACPECDGLGQITFFDPKRVVAHPSLSLASGAVKGWDRRNQFYFQMLQSLAVFFEFDIDAAFEDLPEKVQKTLLYGSGKQAIPFSYINERGRASVREHVFEGIIPNLERRYRETDSSAVREELAKYQNNQPCPACDGTRLRREARFVRIGSGDSARGIFEISGQPLRAALGYFQTLRLEGSKRDIADKVVKEIIARLSFLNNVGLDYLSLDRSAETLSGGEAQRIRLASQIGSGLTGVMYVLDEPSIGLHQRDNDRLIQTLKHLRDLGNSVIVVEHDEDMIRMADYVVDMGPGAGEHGGQIIAEGTPGEVQANPNSVTGKYLSGTLDIACPDTRTAPDERRLRIIEAHGNNLQRVTLDLPVGLLTCVTGVSGSGKSTLINDTLYHAVSHHLYGSSAEPAPYEAIEGLEHFDKVINVDQSPIGRTPRSNPATYTGLFTPIRELFASVPAAKERGYDPGRFSFNVKGGRCESCQGDGVLKVEMHFLPDVYVPCDVCHGKRYNRETLDVQYKGKNISEVLDLTVENAYEFFKPVPVVARKLKTLLDVGLGYIRLGQSATTLSGGEAQRVKLSLELSKRDTGRTLYILDEPTTGLHFHDIALLLEVIHRLRDQGNTVVIIEHNLDVIKTADWVIDLGPEGGAGGGQIIAQGSPEQVAQSKASFTGAYLATLLKRSASRSR; this is encoded by the coding sequence ATGGAACAAATCCGTATCCGTGGGGCTCGCACCCACAACCTGAAGAACATCAATCTCGACTTGCCGCGTCACAAGCTGATCGTGATTACTGGCCTGTCCGGTTCAGGAAAATCGTCCCTCGCATTCGACACGCTCTATGCAGAAGGCCAACGGCGTTACGTCGAAAGCCTGTCTGCTTATGCCCGGCAATTCCTGCAACTGATGGAAAAACCCGACGTCGATCTGATCGAAGGGCTTTCTCCCGCGATTTCCATCGAGCAAAAAGCGACATCGCACAATCCGCGCTCCACCGTCGGCACGGTCACTGAAATCCACGATTACCTGCGCCTGCTATACGCGCGGGTCGGCACGCCGTATTGCCCGGACCACGACATTCCCCTTGAAGCGAAAAGCATTTCGCAGATGGTGGACGCGGCGCTGGCCTTGCCGGAAGACACCAGGCTGATGATCCTCGCGCCGGTGGTGGTAGACCGCAAAGGCGAACACGCTGAGCTGTTCGAAGCCATGCAGGCACAGGGCTTCATTCGCTTCCGGATTCGCTCGGGTGGCGGTGCCGCGCACGAAGGCGTGGCAAAAATCTACGAAATCGACTCGCTGCCAACGCTGAAGAAAAACGACAAGCATTCAATTGATGTCGTCGTCGACCGGCTCAAAGTGCGCCCCGACATGAAGCAGCGCCTGGCCGAATCGTTCGAAACCGCGCTGCGCCTGGCCGAAGGCCGTGCCATTGCGCTCGAAATGGACACCGAGCAGTCGTATCTGTTCAGCTCGAAGTTCGCCTGCCCGATCTGTTCGTATTCGCTCCAGGAACTGGAGCCCCGCCTGTTCTCGTTCAACAACCCGATGGGGGCCTGCCCGGAATGCGATGGTCTGGGTCAGATCACCTTCTTCGATCCCAAGCGGGTGGTGGCACATCCATCACTGTCGCTCGCGTCGGGGGCGGTGAAAGGCTGGGACCGGCGCAACCAGTTTTACTTTCAGATGTTGCAAAGCCTCGCCGTATTTTTCGAATTCGACATCGACGCAGCCTTCGAAGATCTCCCCGAAAAAGTGCAGAAAACCTTGCTGTACGGCTCTGGCAAGCAAGCCATCCCGTTTTCGTACATCAACGAGCGAGGCCGCGCGAGCGTGCGCGAGCATGTCTTCGAAGGGATCATCCCGAACCTGGAGCGGCGCTACCGCGAAACTGATTCGTCGGCGGTCCGCGAAGAGCTCGCCAAATACCAGAACAACCAGCCCTGCCCAGCCTGCGACGGCACCCGCCTGCGCCGCGAGGCGCGCTTTGTGCGGATTGGCTCTGGCGACAGCGCGCGCGGCATCTTCGAAATCAGCGGCCAGCCTCTGCGGGCAGCGCTGGGATATTTCCAGACACTGCGGCTGGAAGGCTCGAAACGCGATATCGCTGACAAAGTCGTCAAGGAAATCATTGCGCGCCTGAGCTTTTTGAATAACGTCGGGCTCGATTACCTGTCACTCGACCGCAGCGCAGAAACCCTCTCCGGTGGCGAAGCACAGCGCATCCGGCTGGCCTCGCAGATCGGCTCCGGCCTGACTGGCGTGATGTACGTGCTAGATGAGCCCTCCATTGGCTTGCACCAGCGCGACAACGACCGCCTGATTCAAACCCTCAAGCACTTGCGTGACCTCGGCAACTCGGTGATCGTCGTCGAGCACGACGAAGACATGATCCGCATGGCGGACTACGTGGTCGACATGGGGCCAGGCGCGGGCGAACACGGCGGCCAGATCATCGCCGAAGGCACGCCCGGTGAAGTCCAGGCCAATCCCAATTCAGTCACCGGGAAATACCTGTCGGGCACGCTCGATATTGCCTGCCCGGACACCCGCACGGCACCGGACGAACGACGTCTGCGCATCATCGAAGCGCATGGCAACAACCTGCAACGCGTCACTCTCGATCTGCCGGTAGGCCTGCTGACCTGCGTGACTGGCGTCTCGGGCTCAGGCAAGTCAACGCTCATCAACGACACGCTGTATCACGCGGTCTCGCATCACCTGTATGGCTCATCCGCTGAGCCCGCCCCGTATGAAGCCATCGAAGGCCTCGAACATTTCGACAAGGTCATCAACGTCGATCAGTCGCCTATCGGCCGCACCCCACGTTCAAACCCGGCAACCTATACCGGCCTGTTCACGCCGATCCGCGAGCTGTTCGCCAGCGTGCCAGCCGCCAAGGAGCGAGGTTACGATCCAGGGCGCTTCTCGTTCAACGTTAAGGGTGGCCGCTGCGAATCATGCCAGGGCGATGGCGTGCTGAAAGTTGAGATGCACTTTCTGCCTGATGTTTACGTGCCGTGCGATGTCTGCCACGGCAAGCGCTATAACCGCGAAACGCTGGATGTGCAGTACAAGGGCAAGAACATCAGCGAAGTGCTCGATCTGACCGTCGAAAATGCGTATGAATTCTTCAAGCCGGTCCCGGTGGTGGCGCGCAAGCTCAAAACACTGCTCGACGTCGGCCTGGGTTACATCCGTCTTGGGCAATCCGCCACGACGTTATCGGGTGGCGAAGCGCAGCGGGTCAAACTTTCGCTGGAACTGAGCAAGCGTGACACGGGTCGCACACTCTATATCCTCGACGAGCCCACCACTGGCCTGCATTTTCATGACATCGCACTGCTGCTCGAAGTGATTCACCGGCTGCGCGACCAGGGCAACACGGTCGTCATCATCGAACACAATCTCGACGTCATTAAAACCGCCGACTGGGTGATTGATCTGGGCCCAGAAGGCGGCGCTGGCGGTGGCCAGATCATTGCCCAGGGCTCCCCGGAGCAAGTAGCGCAATCAAAGGCCAGTTTTACCGGCGCTTATCTGGCAACGCTGCTCAAACGTAGCGCCAGCCGCAGCCGGTAG
- a CDS encoding AI-2E family transporter, with translation MTRHHDTPDEATGQASAPRPVRLTSDMSLPALSAVETGSYVLMLGAMWAVLHMRLLGALLAGLLVYQLVHTMAPSIEKHMSSQRARWLSVVLLSVLIVGSLTGLTLGIIQHFENDVPSVQKLLNQAMQLVDQAREQLPEFITTYLPVDTEQMKLKAAELMHAHANQLQQGGKNAARIFTHVLIGMIIGAIIAITGHRHSQRLPLSTALIARISRFADAFRRIVFAQVKISAINATFTGVFLLVLLPLFHAPLPLSKTLVLITFIVGLLPVLGNLISNTLIVAVALSVSFPAAITSLVFLVLIHKLEYFLNARIVGGQIEARTWELLVAMLVMEATFGIPGVIAAPVFYAYIKRELIYLRLV, from the coding sequence ATGACCCGGCATCACGACACTCCCGACGAGGCCACCGGCCAGGCCTCTGCGCCGCGCCCGGTCAGACTGACTAGCGACATGAGCCTGCCCGCGTTATCAGCCGTCGAAACCGGCAGCTATGTGCTGATGCTGGGCGCTATGTGGGCGGTTTTGCATATGCGGCTGCTGGGCGCGTTGCTGGCCGGGTTGCTGGTCTATCAACTGGTGCACACCATGGCACCCTCGATCGAAAAACACATGTCGAGCCAGCGGGCCCGCTGGCTGTCGGTCGTGCTGCTGTCCGTGCTGATCGTCGGTTCGCTAACGGGCCTCACGCTCGGCATCATCCAGCATTTCGAAAACGACGTGCCCAGCGTGCAAAAGCTGCTGAATCAGGCGATGCAACTGGTTGACCAGGCGCGCGAACAATTGCCAGAGTTCATCACCACCTATCTGCCGGTCGACACCGAGCAGATGAAGCTAAAGGCCGCCGAGCTGATGCATGCGCACGCCAACCAGCTGCAGCAAGGCGGCAAAAACGCCGCACGCATCTTCACCCATGTCCTGATCGGGATGATTATTGGCGCGATTATCGCCATCACCGGACATCGCCACTCGCAACGGCTGCCGCTGTCCACTGCATTGATCGCGCGCATCAGCCGCTTTGCCGATGCGTTTCGCCGCATCGTGTTTGCCCAGGTCAAGATTTCGGCGATCAACGCGACCTTCACCGGCGTCTTCCTGCTGGTGCTGCTGCCGCTGTTTCATGCGCCGTTGCCGCTCTCCAAGACGCTGGTGCTCATCACCTTCATCGTTGGCCTGCTGCCGGTGCTCGGCAACCTGATCTCCAACACGCTGATCGTCGCGGTCGCGCTCTCGGTGAGCTTTCCGGCCGCGATCACCTCGCTCGTGTTTCTGGTGCTGATTCATAAGCTCGAATACTTCCTGAATGCGCGCATCGTGGGCGGACAGATCGAAGCCCGTACATGGGAGCTGCTGGTAGCGATGCTGGTCATGGAAGCGACCTTCGGCATTCCAGGCGTGATCGCAGCGCCAGTGTTTTACGCGTATATCAAGCGCGAACTGATCTACCTGCGACTGGTCTAG
- the purU gene encoding formyltetrahydrofolate deformylase: MSTDHSFILKLSCADRPGIVHAVSGFLFERGSNILDSAQFGDSHTGEFFMRVHFQQVGGDPGLDALRRAFSVLAEPFGMRWELHDANTKPRVVIMVSKIGHCLNDLLFRYSTGQLGIEIPAIISNHKDFYQLAASYNIPFHHFPLGTSDAQDKAAQEARVLEVIREQQADLVVLARYMQILSPQLCEQLAGRAINIHHSFLPSFKGAKPYYQAFDRGVKLIGATAHYVTTDLDEGPIIEQEVERVDHSMTPEQLTAIGRDVECVTLARAVKWHVEHRIVLNGSKTVVFR, translated from the coding sequence ATGTCGACCGATCACAGTTTTATTCTCAAATTGTCGTGCGCTGACCGGCCCGGCATCGTGCACGCGGTATCGGGCTTTTTGTTCGAACGTGGCAGCAATATTCTTGATTCCGCACAGTTTGGCGACAGCCATACGGGCGAGTTTTTCATGCGGGTGCATTTTCAGCAGGTGGGCGGAGACCCCGGGCTTGACGCGTTGCGCCGTGCTTTCAGCGTGCTGGCTGAGCCGTTTGGCATGCGCTGGGAGCTACATGACGCGAACACGAAGCCACGCGTTGTCATCATGGTGTCGAAGATTGGCCATTGCCTGAACGATTTGCTGTTTCGCTATAGCACGGGCCAACTGGGGATTGAGATCCCTGCGATTATTTCGAACCACAAGGATTTTTATCAGCTTGCCGCGAGCTATAACATTCCGTTCCATCATTTCCCGCTAGGCACCTCAGACGCTCAAGATAAAGCCGCGCAAGAAGCGCGTGTGCTGGAGGTGATCCGCGAGCAGCAGGCTGATCTGGTGGTGCTGGCGCGTTACATGCAGATCTTGTCGCCACAGTTATGCGAGCAGCTGGCGGGCCGCGCGATCAATATTCACCATTCGTTTTTGCCGAGTTTCAAAGGCGCCAAGCCGTATTACCAGGCGTTTGATCGTGGCGTGAAACTGATTGGTGCCACCGCGCATTACGTCACCACCGATCTCGATGAAGGCCCGATCATCGAGCAGGAAGTGGAGCGGGTCGATCACAGCATGACGCCGGAGCAGCTCACGGCGATTGGCCGCGATGTCGAATGTGTGACGCTGGCGCGGGCCGTTAAATGGCATGTTGAGCATCGCATCGTGCTGAATGGCAGCAAGACGGTCGTGTTTCGCTGA
- a CDS encoding NUDIX hydrolase, with amino-acid sequence MTLPCVTLARRFDADLHQRFWIAKQPVGWIRLADVPLLARWPDVFALEAQHVSLVPALDTVERRSAALAVVIAALAAEGRISGWRDEIYAIRNAFDAPPLAFIERAASRFFGTLTYAVHLNGIVECAAGAPQMWIARRSDTKATDPGMLDNVVAGGIGWGLDARATLVKECWEEAGIAADLAAQAVAGRTVHVLQCLPEGTQFEQVFVYDLAMPACFTPRNQDGEVAGHQLAQIDEVVRWIEVGAMTVDASLATLDCLLRRGWMDGTAGAEIAHLFEPPSFEIRLVTD; translated from the coding sequence ATGACTTTGCCTTGCGTGACACTCGCGCGCCGTTTCGACGCTGATTTGCATCAGCGGTTCTGGATCGCTAAGCAGCCGGTTGGCTGGATTCGCCTGGCGGATGTGCCGTTGCTGGCACGCTGGCCGGATGTGTTTGCGCTGGAGGCTCAGCACGTGAGCCTCGTGCCCGCGCTCGATACGGTGGAGCGGCGCAGTGCGGCTCTAGCGGTGGTGATTGCGGCCTTGGCGGCGGAAGGCCGGATCAGCGGCTGGCGCGATGAAATTTACGCGATTCGCAATGCCTTTGATGCCCCGCCGCTGGCGTTTATCGAACGCGCGGCGTCGCGCTTTTTCGGGACGTTGACGTATGCGGTGCATTTGAACGGCATCGTAGAATGCGCCGCTGGTGCGCCTCAAATGTGGATTGCCCGCCGCAGTGACACCAAGGCGACTGATCCTGGCATGCTGGATAACGTGGTGGCGGGCGGCATTGGCTGGGGCCTGGATGCGCGAGCCACGCTGGTCAAGGAGTGCTGGGAAGAAGCGGGCATCGCCGCAGACCTCGCGGCGCAAGCGGTAGCAGGGCGCACGGTGCATGTGCTGCAGTGCTTGCCGGAGGGAACCCAGTTCGAGCAGGTTTTTGTCTACGACCTTGCGATGCCTGCGTGCTTTACGCCGCGCAATCAGGATGGCGAAGTGGCTGGGCACCAACTGGCACAAATTGATGAGGTGGTGCGCTGGATTGAGGTGGGTGCGATGACCGTGGACGCTAGCCTCGCAACACTGGATTGCCTGCTGCGCCGAGGCTGGATGGATGGCACGGCTGGCGCGGAAATCGCGCACTTGTTCGAGCCGCCGTCGTTTGAAATTCGATTAGTTACAGATTAG
- a CDS encoding LysE family translocator, whose translation MPNFLLFLAASLAVTVAPGPDNMQVLARGIAQGRAAGLAAAAGFAAGVIFHTLLAALGVAALLRASPLAFQAIKLAGGAYLIWIGIKALRSHGLAAAHQRPTQPLGSIFRQSVLGNMMNPKVTLFFVVFLPQFVDPHSGHSVTLQMLELGGLFMLQAFVVFSLFGVGAGMIGAWLKRRPRAGLWLDRLAGVTFIALGLRVALRD comes from the coding sequence ATGCCGAACTTTCTGCTTTTTTTAGCCGCGTCACTGGCGGTAACCGTAGCGCCTGGCCCCGACAACATGCAGGTGCTTGCACGCGGTATTGCGCAAGGCCGGGCGGCGGGTCTCGCCGCTGCTGCGGGTTTTGCCGCTGGTGTGATTTTTCATACGCTGCTCGCCGCACTCGGTGTAGCCGCGTTATTGCGTGCTTCGCCGCTGGCGTTTCAGGCGATCAAGCTGGCGGGTGGCGCGTATCTCATCTGGATCGGGATCAAGGCATTGCGCAGCCATGGGCTGGCAGCAGCGCATCAGCGTCCGACGCAGCCATTGGGCTCGATTTTTCGCCAGAGCGTGCTTGGCAACATGATGAATCCGAAGGTGACGCTGTTCTTCGTCGTGTTTTTGCCGCAGTTCGTTGATCCTCATAGCGGGCATAGCGTCACGCTGCAGATGCTCGAACTGGGTGGATTGTTCATGCTGCAGGCGTTCGTGGTGTTCTCGCTATTCGGGGTGGGGGCGGGGATGATCGGTGCGTGGCTTAAGCGCCGCCCGCGTGCTGGGCTGTGGCTCGACCGTCTGGCGGGTGTGACGTTTATCGCGCTGGGCCTTCGTGTCGCGTTGCGTGACTGA
- a CDS encoding adenine phosphoribosyltransferase: MSNTSAGAPCDAAGFIKSRIRTVPDWPQPGVQFRDITPLLQDPKSLRVLIDLFVQRYLGAGLNAVAGLDARGFIIGPILAYELNLGFIPIRKAGKLPYRTVAQSYQLEYGTATVEVHEDACAPGDRLVIVDDLIATGGTMMAGKIVLEQLGAVVIEGAAIIDLPELGGSRLLRAAGLPLYTVTEFGGH; this comes from the coding sequence ATGTCCAACACATCTGCTGGCGCACCCTGTGATGCAGCAGGGTTTATCAAGAGCCGGATTCGCACGGTGCCTGACTGGCCTCAGCCTGGGGTGCAGTTCCGCGATATCACGCCGTTGCTGCAAGACCCGAAGTCGCTGCGGGTGCTAATTGACCTGTTCGTGCAGCGCTATCTTGGCGCGGGGCTGAATGCGGTGGCGGGGCTGGATGCTCGCGGCTTCATCATCGGGCCGATTCTCGCGTATGAACTGAATCTTGGATTTATCCCGATCCGTAAGGCGGGCAAGCTGCCCTACCGGACCGTGGCCCAGTCTTATCAACTGGAATACGGCACGGCCACCGTCGAGGTTCATGAGGACGCGTGTGCGCCCGGGGACCGCCTGGTGATTGTCGATGACCTGATCGCCACCGGCGGCACGATGATGGCGGGCAAGATTGTGCTGGAACAGTTGGGGGCCGTGGTGATCGAAGGCGCGGCGATTATTGATCTGCCTGAACTAGGCGGCTCGCGTTTGCTACGTGCGGCGGGGTTGCCGTTGTACACGGTGACAGAGTTTGGCGGGCATTAG